Within Hydractinia symbiolongicarpus strain clone_291-10 chromosome 11, HSymV2.1, whole genome shotgun sequence, the genomic segment tttaatacaGTTTTGATCTCTTCAATTTTaattcatcaaaattcaaataatggTAACAACAACCAAATTATTGCAAAGTCATTCAAAAAGTGACTTACTATTTTATAGTTATATTACGATAAAATTATTTGTCCTTTAAATAATTCTACTAACATTTTTTACTCTCTTTTTTCAGGCAAGTTTTAAAATACTTAGTAGATATAGCGCaaataaaatgatataaaaTCATTTACATGAATTATCTTTTGCGAGACTGCttcaaaatttccaaaataattAAGATTTGCAACTCATagtacttgaaacttgcaaaagTTGGACGAAATATGGTAAACGATATCATTTTTTAATACAGTTTTTTTTACTGCCACGAAATCCACGCAAAAGAGAAGAGGATATCCTATCATTGAACGTCGTCTGTGCTAAGCTGTGACTTCTACCTGGCTTACTAATGACCGTCCCCTACTGCGTAAATGAACATTTGCATAGTATATAGtaacttttagctagctagctagcagcaGGGTTATGTTAGGCAGCTAGTAGACCAGCTCCTTTTACCTTGACTGGTGGACCGTATGTGTGGCACTGAACGTTAGCTATCTAAGGAATGGTGAAACGCTAACAGTAAATGTTGTTGGTAGATTTATTTGTAGCCTGTAATATCTACTTTAAATTTAGTCACGACATAATCTAAAATCATTCTTCGTCTTCGCCTCTCCTACCGCCATGTTTATatttaaatactaaaaaaatctttcgggtaAAAAGAACATAGATCTCCAAAAATAGACTAATCAAAATCCATCACGTGACCAGACGGGTCCAGAGCTACTTTTCAGATTGAGAATGAGACATTACTTGGAAAAAGTAAGTATTGTTTGAATTTAACTTTATTATAAAGTTTTTCCTCTTTTATTCTTGTatcaaaacatttaaatgaTAACTTCATCTAATTTTCTAGACTTGAAAACAAACGCAATAAAGTGTAGTCTAAGTGATTttgtgaaacaaaacaaaacaaagtcttgaaaattatattttttacaatgatATTGTTTTACTGGAATTTAGCTTGTTATCTACATCGCTCAAAACTCGCGATAAATTATAATTCCTTTTGGAAGACCAAGAAGTGAGTGCATCCTCACAAGTGCTGCTGAGCTATGTACGCCGTGTCACGTCACAAATGAACAAAATATGAAGGAAAAAATTTGCTTTTGTGTGGTAATGGCTGCGACCGTTAATGTAGCTGATTATAGTTTCTGGGGGACAAAATTTGGacatataaaaatgaaaaaaagtaaaaaaagaaaattatgcaATGTTGTTTTCGGGATATGTAAGGAcgtttttattacaaaacaaCATATGTAACTTTTTTCGTTAGTTCTCTTTTAAGTATTTCTACAcaactagtcgttatcccgtggAAAAATACGTATACGGGTACTATAATataggtaaaaaaatttaatcgtgTTAATTTCCCACGATTTGTAGGACCTTCGTGGGCCTTGAAGTGAATTAATTTCTGTCGGCGGACATTTTTTGTGTAGACTGAGTGAGTTATGCAAAAAAGCATAAGATGTACAAATAACAATCTTGTATCAAGAATATTTAATCCGCATGAATAGTTTAGGAGACCTGTTGTATTTCCACCAATTCCATGCGTCTTTGGTCTTACAATAATTGTACCATGCTAAAAAATGTTCAATAAATTGATGACTAAACCTCATCAAATAGTAATATTGATAAGTAGAAAAATTGATTGGTAGAAAAAATGGTTGTGTGGAAAGTTGGAAAGCAGTCTTTCTTAGAAGTCAAGCGAATTCTTTAATTGAAACTAAACGCAACTTAAAGAATGGCCATTTGTTAACACAGGTTGCTCACAGTGAGGTCTACAAGAATGCTAGCTAACTGGTTAATGTCTATAAATACCTGAGGTGATAGGATAATCTTACTGATTATCCGAACAGTAGTTTGAGCCTTGAATTAAattgaattaattttaaaaactgagcGTGGactaaatttgatgtgttttgaCAAATTTCCACAATCTCATAAACTTTGCCTTATTTAAACATGGAAAATGTTTGACCTATATATGGAAATTTCGACTGTTTAATTAttagaaacttttttaaaactttacgccttttgtatttttatccttttttataCCATAGCTCCATATTTGCTACATATGATACCtttgtaaaaacaataaaatttattgTGTGTTGTTGGGTTATGAATACATAGTGATAACAATTGTCTTGttagatataataaaaaaagtagaagAAAGTAACTGACTATAGTAATTTCATCCACGAAAAATCTGTTATAATGTCAAACCAAGTTGTggaatgtttatattttaaccTGATTGCTTATTCCCTTACATCGTTTTTATGCTAATTTTAGATGTTTGCTAGCTATAGCTGTTCAACTCTGGCTGGTTTTTTAGCTACTTTTTTGCTTGTGTGCTAACAAACTTGACTTTTAGCTTATCTTGCTTTTCACAATATTATCTATATAAAAGTCGTGCATAAGTTATGCAAAATGCACCGGTCATTAGTGAGCAGGTTTTCGAAGAATTACTGGGTGTTTACATTTCGTGTTTTTTCAAATCATGGGTGTTTGATGTCACGCAATGACCTACTTACATAGCTATGTCGCTTATACAATGTGGACACAGATGtacaaaaatattgtttaatttAAGCATGCAGTATTTTTTTACCGCTGGTAATTTTCTCAACTTATTTAACTTGCTGAACGTGAATTTATGTATATCATGTTTTTCTCCTTTACGGATCTCTTTCATGGGAATATATTATCCTTAATAAGGAAACGATAAATTTCAAATATACTGGGTATGGGTCTCAGGGGGTTACTTTCTGTCTGTGTACGAAGTTACCACTGTGTTTTGCATTCAGTGTACATTTGTTAACTACTTGATAGCCTTATAGGTGGTTGCACTACTGTGTGAgcataaaactaaaaaatcagAGTTATTATTAAGATTTGATCCTGATTTTTTATGTCATCAATTTTATGGCCATCGATGGCTTTTGTCTATATTCACTGCATATAGACTTGCTGAACAGGCCCCTAAGGCTTCTCATCAGTAAACTGCGGATAGCCTGACACATCATGCTgcattattttaacatttttccgTGGAGGCCAGCTTGCCATGCAATAGCTTAAAGTTCGCAAACTCAAAGCCGCGTTCTAGCGTTACAACAACATCGTATATCAAGGGTTGTTTTGATAAGTTGTTACGATTTAGTGTTGACGATTAGTGacattttgtatatatgtgtcAGAAATGTCTTTCCAAAACGTTTTccaaacaaattttcttttggCGGCAAcactaaaaaatcaaattagtTAAATTTAGTTTCTGCGATTATTTCTAAtgtaaacgaaaaaaaaacaaaaaaacctttaacCGTCATTCTCCCTTCAACTTACCCAACAGTACAATTTATCTTTTATTATAATGGGAGGTCTTTTTTTCTTGCGATTAATTTATTTATCAGAGGATGCATGTCGTGCAAATCTGAATGTAAAACATTTGCTCGAATGATGGTGAAGAATGTTTTCTTCACTAACTTTGTGCTcgccattttgattttaattCATAGACTATTTCGGATGCGAGCAAGAAAATCATACAAAAGCGCACCTgcgtaaaaattgtaaaaagctGATGGCTGATAATATAGTATTTTGTAATAATTTCTTCAACTTTCAGCACAATAAGCGAAGCAAGTGGCATTTGGAAAAAATTGAAGATAATGGCGGTTGTTTTTCTATTGATGGCCGTGATTGTAAAATTTAACATCATCGCTACCTTGGCACAAACTGATCTTAAAGGAAACATTAAAAGTCTTCCCTCTGAAGTAAATGCGTTAAAAACCAACCAACAACAGCTTATATACGAAGTAAAAGCTCTACAAACGAAAGTGGATACCTTTTCCAGTTACTGCCGCTTGTCACAAAAAGAGATTTGCGGACCGTGCACGTGCTTGGATGACTACACTCTACCACAAAAATATTACTGTGACTGTCAAAATCTATAGTCGCAAAAAGACTGCTTACAACATTACCGAACAGGAGGAATTGTGGATGGTTTGTATTTGGTAAATATGAATCATTTAAGGTTGGTGCAAGTTTACTGCAATCAAACAACAGACGGAGGTGGCTGGACGTTCAACGGAGAATGGACGGCACAGTCAACTTTTATCGAAACTGGCGTGAATACAAGACCGGTTTTGGAAAGCTTCAACATGAATTTTATCTTGGTAATGAAAATCTTTACTATTTAACCCTTTAAGCTTTGTATCCTAAAGGAAGTCAACTGCGGATAGATATAGTAGACTGGGACCAGAAAAAGATCTTCAAAGTACAGCTCTTTTCAAGTTGGTAACGAAAATACCAAACACACAATTCATCTTGTTGGATACTCAGGAAACGCTGGCGACAGTCTGACATATCACAATGGACAGAAATTTTCAACGCATGACAAGGACAACAACGCTGATAGTAGAAATTGTGCCCAAACTTATCGAGGGGCGTGGTGGTATCATTCCAATTTAAACGGCGAATACATACAGAATGATGCACCTAGCCCAGGGAAAGAGAGAGGTGTAATTTGGTATTTTTATAAGAGAACCTTTTCGTATTCCTTGAAATTTACGGAAATGAAAGTGAGGAGACTTTAGAAGAAATACATGAACACAAAATGTAACGTATTTGTTAAGCTTTTAAATTCTGAAACAATTCTGTAGCAGCCTGACAGAATAATGCTAAAATGGCGTACCTTCGCAGTAACGCAGTATGAgataatgaaaatatctttaaatgtcTATGTTTTGATGCGGTGAGTACTTTTTGATGATATAATATAAAGGATCATCAAGCTAAATGCAAAGTTAGCGAAACATGGTTACAATTGAATACAAAAATACTCTTCTTTAGGCTTACcgaaaaaacgtaaaaatatgtaataacAAGAAATCTTACCCTTTGCTAATGCATCTTTAAACTTCAAGTTATTCGCGATAAGGTAGGTTAGTTACACAATTATATCCAAAAGTTAGATATTGGTTATTACTCggaactacccctaaaaatctctgtgaaATTCTTTTagtcagaaaaatataataaataacttTCTTGAAACACACAAGACAACTTTTTTTACCCCGGGGAATCTTTCTGAgaattttgatcacgtgattaATCGGATAACCtgattttttcagtttttaccCAAAatgggaaaaaacggatttttaaGCAATGGTTAGCTTTTATTGATACGAACTACCTAGAAACAGTAAATATgttaataacttttatttggctgtTAGAATCTTTAAACAAGATGTTAAAATTTGCTCTGAAACGTACGTAACATGCTCGAAATACCCCGGACCGAAATAATGTTAAAGGACAATTCATTGACCGTATCGTCAAGATGCATTTTAATCGTTTGTTTCTCTCCTGTGGAATTTGCTTCTTGGTAACAAGGAAAGGGACGTTTCGTGGTTAATGTTACCGTTTGCCGAATCCATGTCAAAAATAACGAAGTTAGATAATATCTATGTACTGAGTACCTGAGTACTTCTTTCTAAAGCTTAAGTAAAAGTCTCTACTCTAACATGTAAGGGATTGGATTCGGTGGGCAGTggatccacgggtttgcccgtcctttttataccgcattacttgcgcagctaagctaccatttttcgtgACAGAAAAAtgcatacgggtattataataaagACTactcgttaacccgtggaaaaatccacggggtcgcccgtcgcgttcgcttgtcctttaaatttacccgtcgcaacaaagtggataaaatatatcgcatttgatattcgtgcgcattttaaaaagttcgtgtttccgttacgggacgccgctttcgcggacacacagacagacgacggctactattaaatagactagtcgttaacccgtgtaACCCGCCCGTTATGTATCGTATTTCGTGATATGTCGTATAGGGTATAGGGCATCATTATCTGCAGGTATTTTCTTCGGGATCATCTCATTGAAATTAAAAAGGGTGTTTAGAAAGTATACTAAATAAAATACCATCAAAGGTCTATTAAAAGAACAAGAAGtctgaaaataatttattcttGTCTTGATGGAATATTCGTTCCGCAATCTCGATAGAAATCTCTTCTCACCAGAGCAACTCTGCAAAATTTGCGTTGAGCGTGTTCCAATGGTTTGCGATGGCCATAAGCCGAAGATGATAAAATTGGAACTTTCTTTGGTCTTTCCTGAAGTTAGAAAAATTCACAAGTAACTGTAATGCCCTTCGTTAAACGCTAGAATGAGTGCTAattaagagccgtaaactgtgccacacatctAATTGGAGCGCTTTGATataggtatacagtatgtcatAAATCGGATTTACCCCCTAAATTACTATAGTGTTCTAGCTGTAATTATTTTCTACAAATCGCTTTTTCGCAAGTTTGACTGAAGTAAAAACACTTGTTGTTACTCCGCCATAAAAAAAAACTGTCGGCTcccgtaaaaatttaaaaattagtcattttaaataaaaaaaagtctaTTGTTACAAAACTAACCGTGAGTCTAAAAAACCCTAGCTAAGTATCACATGTTAATTTACGCTGTTGTTTGCGTGACTCAATAAGACTCCCCGCCAAGTTTAAATTACaagctacctaactgcatttagcacaAGGAAGATTATTTGAAATCTGTAGCAGCCAACTCGTACTTGCTACTTCTATTTTCTAGCTACAGGAATTTAGCTAACAGCCAAGTTGCCGAATTCCACGTAGCAGCTTATTGTAAATGAGATTGgtgaagaacacaaaaaaacacaataacaaTGACAAGACTAGCTACTTAGCTGGCTTTAGGACACTCTCTCCTCAAAATCTACGTTTCTAgccaaatcttaaaattggtttgattATGATTTATATATGGCTAGAACATGTGATAATATATTTAACTGACATGGAAgaacatataaaaaacaaatgttacaaaaataaaaatctctCAGAAGacaaaaaattcaacaaaaagacATATCAAAGTCAACGCCACACTTTTCAAAATGACCTTGTTAAAAAGTCTTTTACCGACCCCGATTTCCATCAACCCTTAATCTTGTCTCCTCCTCCTAATTTCATCACTTAGTCTGACAAAGTTTGATTCGATAAGTAAGCTGCGGAAAGAAGGTGGACTATAATGCTTGTCAAAGCATGTTAATTTGTTGGATCATACCTCAAAGTTGACATTCAATCCAAGCATATGTTTCCGATCGTCGCGTGTTAGTTTGCTATGGTAACCCTCCTCTGCATGAAATTGACGATCGTATGCAGACACCAAACAATGCTAAAATAAGTTTTAATTAATAGCTTGGAAAATTCCACAAAAGTTAGCTATAATATTTCTCAGTCAAATCCCTCTATTCCACGTCAACTTAGGGACATTATTTTGAATTCCATGGTCGACAAATCGCTTTTTAAAAATGGAAGGGACAATATAATAATTATGGAGGATCCAACATATGCCAGAGGTTGCTCTGGATTGTAAGAAattatgaaaattttaaaattctactGGTTTAGAAGGAATAGAATTTAGTATATTTGAAGCTAGCTGGGTATTCCTCCTTTGCATTCGTCGCCCAAGAAAACACTGAATCAAGAAACCATTGCATGCTTAAATAGAAACTGTAACCTTTATAAGGGAATACATTTTTCAACCGCCACTGGTAAAATCTACTTGTTTACCTACTTTTCATTGTTGCAAGTTATTAcctctttgttgttattaaagtACGATAAATTCTTGACGTTGCCCAGTTTGAATTCTTTAATTTCCTTCCTCTCCTTTTCTGCACATTTATGATTCATATGAATTAAACGTTGCCTCTAAAATGAACAATCAACAGCAAAGTGAAACTTTCAAATAAAGGTAAACCTGGACAAAGTGGGGAAAAATGCGTACGAACGTTAGTGTGAAAAAGGATTTTCAAAACATGTTCTGGTACGTTTAAAGTTACCATTTGTGATACACCGCTCAACTGTCTCATGTTGCGCCATAACCATAAGCAATCGATTTGCACCTTCATAGTCTAATAGCGTGAGTCGATGAGGTTTGAAATCACGAGCTTTTGGACAGAGAgagaacgctctaccacaaggacACCAGTCGATTACAACGAAAAGATAAAATATAGGATGCGAAAAAACATTGACAATCctaagatcacattttaagtGCAGTTGTAGTGAACACCATATGGCAACTGTTTGTGCTGTCCAAATCTGGAGACAGTTTCTCGATGATTCTTTTGTTGTCATTTTCAGGTAATGGAACTGTGACCCTTTGACAACATATGCATTAATCAGATTGTAAATTATATTTGCTGCAGAATATGTGGCCTCAATCtggtattttttatattttgattttatttatttatttaagaatAATTTATAACTAGGAGGTGGTTGCACGGATAATTTTAGCCCGTGTTGAAATTTTAAGTCGGAACAGGTGAATAAAATGCATAATCCTACGCATTGTACTGCGCTACCATCTTTATAAATTAGATTCTGATTTTTTATAACTTGACTTCGGCTACGACTAGGCCGTCTTGACAAATGTTTAGCCTGGGCTGAGATAATTTCCAATCTTGTAATAGCAATACATTTTCAACCCAGCCCTGAGTTGAAGTTTAACCCAGGCTAAAATTCTCTATGTGATCAGCcccttaatttatttttgtacccAAACTGTAAGGGTATGGATTATGCATCCGCTTCCGTTAAAATTGAGTTGGAACGTGATCCGTCATGTAAGGGTTAAAGAAGCTACTGTGGTGACGTACATGAAAGTCAAGGTAATggagataaaagaaaattaagaacGCTGTGTACAAAAACAACATCTAAAGTTATTCAAATATCACATTTGATACACAAATATAACTAAAGTTGATATGCCAAATACATTTGATATAAGTACTCACTTTGCTATTAAATCAAGTTTTCCAATGAAATAAACTTCAAACATTCTTGGATATTATTGCTGGCTTGCTATATTCTTCTAACTTTTGCATATAACCGTGCAAGATCGTTGCACATAAAGCCAATCGAGACAATAATATTGCGACGGTTGGATTCCTATAgacgtttttattattattttgtgtttgctgTGTATGCTCGAAAGAGCCTTTTGGATAGCCGAAAAACACAATTCTTATCAATAAAATAAGTGCAAGAAACTGTTTTTAAGAAGCGAGAAAATAATATAGTCTTCTTTATGTTTTTTCTACCGCCTTCGTATAGCTAGACGTTCTAGAGTCAGCTTGACACTACAGATTGTTAATAACTGCATATCACTATTACAGAGCTGCAAGAAggttgtaaagaaaaaaaaacatgagcAGTTTACTGTGAAGCATATGTGTTATGAATTGtagcggagatggtgtagtggtagtggacttgtaattttcggcgcactttaaatgcagtgttgtcagcccatttggtgccattCACTGATTgctaaccggcttgtgtggcaggcaagcaagttataacaatgctatacgtatctctgacGGTAATGCAGCGTAGTTACAGTCGAAAGGGAAgaagagcca encodes:
- the LOC130614766 gene encoding cilia- and flagella-associated protein 90-like, producing MPHEDNEPVRSNYGLKTYTPEETKNQWKETVNRQRLIHMNHKCAEKERKEIKEFKLGNVKNLSYFNNNKEHCLVSAYDRQFHAEEGYHSKLTRDDRKHMLGLNVNFEERPKKVPILSSSAYGHRKPLEHAQRKFCRVALVRRDFYRDCGTNIPSRQE